A single genomic interval of Streptomyces sp. 1222.5 harbors:
- the mrdA gene encoding penicillin-binding protein 2, which produces MTNIPETGRTPRVQIRLVVIQILVLSLLGTLGGRLWYLQIREGASYQKEASGNHVQQVVDPAVRGDILDARGVPLADNETRLVVSASRTDLLKQKDDGKAVLAKLAGVLGMKPQDVMQKVRLCDSKTPQPCWNGSPYQPIPITDEATARQALQIRERSEDFPGITAEPEAVRRYAGPGKSNSAQVLGYLSPVTDSEIQKAKDTDSPYLRSDMVGRSGIERTYDKVLRGKAGVTRYEVDNLGRVIGKAKSDAAEAGSNLVTSIDSRVQRVAEYELDKAMKVARQQYDKITGENYKADSGAVVVMEAKTGRIVAMASAPTYDPNVWVGGISAKDYKALTGKNSDYPLLNRAIQGQAAPGSTFKVVSTAAAVQAGYAWDGGYPCTSSYSVGGQVFKNFEGESFGPISLGRALEVSCDTVFYGLADREWKRDGGINPKKGQPKDWFFKTAHQFGLGKETGVDLPNEVTGRVPDRQWKLDYWKANKDAWCKSGKKDGTYVEKIAYENCLEGNKMREGDEINYSIGQGDTLVTPIQEAVIYGAVANGGTMYQPTIGKAIISADGRTVTPIKPKKNGKLPVSQATLKGMNDAFAGVITRGTAAWKFGGWPQDKIALHGKTGTAEVYGKQTTSWLATYSKDYTVIMTIAQAGTGSGASGEAVRNIYSALYGVKGDGSVDNKKALLPEPQKGLPKVRPDGTIVNPKVKGDPAKDVEAAQKDNTTNGDDQQPATTPSPTTRNRDTRRRPRRRGSRRMPS; this is translated from the coding sequence GTGACCAACATCCCCGAGACCGGCCGGACCCCACGGGTCCAGATCCGGCTCGTCGTGATCCAGATTCTCGTCCTCTCCCTCCTCGGCACGCTCGGCGGCCGGTTGTGGTACCTCCAGATCCGTGAGGGCGCCTCGTACCAGAAGGAGGCGTCCGGCAACCACGTCCAGCAGGTCGTCGACCCCGCCGTGCGCGGCGACATCCTGGACGCCCGGGGCGTCCCCCTCGCCGACAACGAGACCCGTCTGGTCGTCTCGGCCTCCCGCACCGACCTGCTCAAGCAGAAGGACGACGGCAAGGCCGTCCTGGCCAAGCTGGCCGGCGTCCTCGGCATGAAGCCGCAGGACGTCATGCAGAAGGTCCGGCTGTGCGACTCCAAGACCCCCCAGCCCTGCTGGAACGGCTCGCCCTACCAGCCGATCCCGATCACCGACGAGGCGACGGCCCGGCAGGCCCTGCAGATCCGCGAGCGCTCCGAGGACTTCCCCGGCATCACCGCCGAGCCCGAGGCCGTGCGCCGTTACGCCGGCCCCGGCAAGTCCAACTCCGCCCAGGTGCTGGGCTACCTCTCGCCCGTCACCGACTCCGAGATCCAGAAGGCCAAGGACACCGACTCGCCCTACCTGCGCTCCGACATGGTCGGCCGCTCCGGCATCGAGCGCACCTACGACAAGGTGCTGCGCGGCAAGGCAGGCGTGACCCGCTACGAGGTGGACAACCTCGGCCGGGTCATCGGCAAGGCCAAGTCGGATGCCGCCGAGGCCGGTTCCAACCTGGTCACCAGCATCGACTCCCGGGTGCAGCGCGTCGCAGAGTACGAACTGGACAAGGCGATGAAGGTCGCCCGCCAGCAGTACGACAAGATCACCGGTGAGAACTACAAGGCCGACTCCGGCGCCGTCGTGGTCATGGAGGCCAAGACCGGCCGGATCGTCGCCATGGCCTCCGCGCCCACCTACGACCCGAACGTCTGGGTCGGCGGCATCTCCGCCAAGGACTACAAGGCCCTCACCGGCAAGAACTCCGACTACCCGCTGCTCAACAGGGCCATACAGGGTCAGGCGGCCCCGGGCTCGACGTTCAAGGTGGTCTCCACGGCCGCCGCGGTCCAGGCGGGCTACGCCTGGGACGGCGGCTACCCCTGCACCAGCTCCTACTCCGTCGGCGGCCAGGTCTTCAAGAACTTCGAGGGGGAGAGCTTCGGCCCGATCTCGCTCGGCCGGGCGCTGGAGGTCTCCTGCGACACCGTCTTCTACGGCCTCGCCGACCGGGAGTGGAAGAGGGACGGCGGCATCAACCCCAAGAAGGGCCAGCCCAAGGACTGGTTCTTCAAGACCGCCCACCAGTTCGGCCTCGGCAAGGAGACCGGCGTCGACCTGCCCAACGAGGTCACCGGCCGCGTCCCCGACCGCCAGTGGAAGCTCGACTACTGGAAGGCCAACAAGGACGCCTGGTGCAAGTCCGGCAAGAAGGACGGCACCTACGTCGAGAAGATCGCGTACGAGAACTGCCTCGAAGGCAACAAGATGCGCGAGGGTGACGAGATCAACTACTCCATCGGCCAGGGCGACACCCTCGTCACGCCGATCCAGGAGGCCGTGATCTACGGCGCCGTCGCCAACGGCGGCACGATGTACCAGCCGACGATCGGCAAGGCGATCATCAGCGCCGACGGCCGGACCGTCACGCCGATCAAGCCGAAGAAGAACGGGAAGCTGCCGGTCAGCCAGGCCACCCTCAAGGGCATGAACGACGCCTTCGCGGGCGTCATCACCCGCGGTACGGCCGCCTGGAAGTTCGGCGGCTGGCCGCAGGACAAGATCGCCCTGCACGGCAAGACCGGTACGGCCGAGGTCTACGGCAAGCAGACCACCTCCTGGCTGGCCACGTACTCCAAGGACTACACGGTGATCATGACGATCGCCCAGGCGGGTACCGGTTCCGGCGCCTCCGGTGAGGCCGTGCGCAACATCTACAGCGCGCTCTACGGTGTCAAGGGCGACGGCTCCGTCGACAACAAGAAGGCGCTGCTGCCCGAGCCGCAGAAGGGCCTGCCCAAGGTCCGCCCGGACGGGACCATCGTCAACCCGAAGGTCAAGGGCGATCCGGCCAAGGACGTCGAGGCCGCCCAGAAGGACAACACGACCAACGGCGACGACCAGCAGCCGGCCACCACGCCCTCGCCCACCACGCGCAACCGTGACACCCGCAGGCGGCCTCGCCGGAGGGGAAGCCGGAGGATGCCCTCATGA